One window of the Labilibaculum sp. genome contains the following:
- a CDS encoding HAD family phosphatase: MQKYNSVPNIVFDFGGVLLNINTDQAVRSFKEIGLTDINVVKNEYRTNGLFDRLEKGTISADQFRLEIREHINRKVTDQQIDMAWNSMLLDLPYERLEMLEMLKRNHRIFLLSNTNIIHWKAYMGMIKKVHGVCLSDFFEKDYYSHNMGLRKPDPKIYTTLLENEGLIASETLFIDDMMVNTEAAKLLGMKAHHLNLEKGETILDLF, translated from the coding sequence ATGCAAAAATACAATTCAGTTCCAAATATAGTTTTCGATTTTGGGGGTGTGCTCCTTAATATTAATACTGATCAGGCAGTTAGGAGTTTTAAAGAAATCGGACTAACTGATATTAACGTGGTGAAAAATGAATATCGAACTAATGGTTTGTTTGATCGTTTGGAAAAAGGAACAATAAGTGCTGATCAGTTTAGACTTGAAATCAGAGAGCATATTAATAGGAAGGTTACCGATCAACAAATTGATATGGCCTGGAATTCTATGCTTTTAGACCTTCCTTATGAGCGTTTAGAGATGCTTGAAATGCTTAAAAGGAATCATAGGATATTTCTCCTTAGCAATACAAATATAATTCACTGGAAAGCTTATATGGGAATGATTAAAAAGGTTCATGGTGTCTGTCTTTCCGATTTCTTCGAAAAAGATTATTATTCTCACAATATGGGATTGAGAAAGCCGGATCCTAAAATTTATACAACCCTTCTTGAAAATGAAGGATTAATTGCTTCAGAAACTTTATTTATTGATGATATGATGGTTAATACTGAAGCGGCTAAATTGCTAGGTATGAAAGCACACCATTTGAATTTAGAAAAGGGAGAAACGATTCTTGATTTGTTTTAA
- the ispG gene encoding (E)-4-hydroxy-3-methylbut-2-enyl-diphosphate synthase gives MSFPKHQLFCKDLFNYSRRISSESKIGNTALGGTNPIRIQSMTNTDTNNIEASVEQSIRMIESGAEYVRLTAQGTKEAESLKFIKEELVKRGYNTPLVADIHFNPAAALIATKYVDKVRINPGNFVDKRADFTSIDYGETKYQEDLEKIKDKFIPLLRICKENNTAIRIGTNHGSLSDRIMSRFGDTPRGMVEATLEFLRICKEQNFQNVAISIKSSNTVMMVKTVRLLICEMENENMHYPLHLGVTEAGEGEDGRIKSAVGTGALLNDGIGDTIRISLTEDPEIESPVGKKLVDYVSEKVGHAPILPVKNTDINLFDFYKRSTSLIGNIGSQKVPVVVTDASHEKCISTDLPEKAGYILNEDTFEWEKGKLASDYLFVNGFDAIFADYPKELGIIVDQECWEMANNYAENTYPLFQANQFTNTNLSFFHTNILFVECTYSDLSDEFMNQIIKNPKVVLVCYSKHQNAFAEQRAFAFRLVQSKCKAPVIFKRSFEESNLEDIHLKASADLGSLYFDGFGNGIWLDNKGELSHEDINSTAFGILQAARVRTSKTEFVSCPGCGRTLFQLHDVVAEVKKQFSHLTHLKIAVMGCIVNGPGEMGDVDYGYVGAGPGKVSLYKNRELIKKNIPRENAIHELTEIIKAHGDWIHK, from the coding sequence ATGAGTTTCCCGAAACATCAACTTTTTTGCAAAGACCTGTTTAACTACTCTCGACGCATATCATCAGAATCCAAAATCGGAAACACTGCGCTGGGTGGTACAAATCCAATTCGAATTCAATCTATGACCAACACCGATACCAATAATATTGAAGCGAGTGTTGAACAATCCATCAGAATGATAGAATCGGGAGCAGAATACGTTCGATTAACTGCCCAAGGAACAAAAGAGGCCGAAAGTCTGAAGTTCATCAAAGAAGAATTGGTAAAAAGAGGATACAATACTCCTTTGGTTGCTGATATTCATTTTAATCCTGCTGCCGCATTAATTGCCACAAAATATGTTGATAAAGTACGTATTAATCCGGGGAATTTTGTTGATAAACGAGCCGATTTTACTAGTATTGACTATGGAGAAACTAAATATCAGGAAGACCTTGAAAAAATAAAAGATAAATTCATTCCCTTACTTCGCATTTGCAAGGAAAACAATACCGCAATTAGAATTGGAACCAACCATGGCTCTTTATCTGATCGGATTATGAGTAGGTTCGGAGATACGCCACGTGGAATGGTGGAAGCCACTTTAGAATTCCTGCGTATTTGTAAGGAGCAGAATTTTCAGAATGTTGCCATCTCGATTAAATCGAGCAATACAGTAATGATGGTAAAAACTGTTCGTTTGCTGATTTGTGAAATGGAAAATGAGAATATGCATTATCCCCTGCATTTGGGTGTAACCGAAGCTGGTGAAGGTGAAGATGGCCGGATAAAATCGGCCGTTGGAACAGGAGCATTATTAAATGATGGAATTGGCGATACCATTCGGATATCACTTACCGAAGATCCGGAAATAGAATCTCCGGTAGGAAAAAAACTAGTCGATTACGTTTCTGAAAAAGTTGGTCATGCGCCAATTTTACCGGTTAAAAATACAGACATCAATCTCTTTGATTTTTATAAAAGATCCACATCTCTGATTGGGAATATTGGAAGCCAAAAAGTTCCTGTAGTGGTTACGGATGCCAGCCATGAAAAATGCATTTCAACTGATCTGCCAGAAAAAGCCGGCTACATTTTAAACGAAGATACATTTGAATGGGAAAAAGGCAAGTTAGCCAGCGATTATTTGTTTGTAAATGGTTTCGATGCCATTTTTGCCGACTATCCAAAAGAATTAGGAATAATTGTAGATCAGGAATGCTGGGAAATGGCCAATAATTATGCTGAAAACACCTATCCTCTGTTTCAGGCAAATCAATTTACAAATACTAACCTTTCCTTCTTTCACACAAATATCCTTTTTGTAGAATGTACCTATTCAGATTTATCTGATGAATTTATGAATCAAATCATCAAGAATCCAAAAGTCGTTTTGGTTTGTTATTCGAAACATCAAAATGCATTTGCAGAGCAGCGAGCATTTGCCTTTCGCTTGGTTCAATCGAAATGTAAAGCGCCTGTAATCTTTAAGAGATCATTCGAAGAATCCAACCTGGAAGACATTCATTTAAAAGCTTCTGCTGATTTGGGCAGTTTGTATTTTGATGGATTTGGGAATGGAATCTGGCTTGATAATAAAGGAGAACTCTCCCATGAAGATATCAACTCAACAGCATTTGGGATTTTGCAGGCCGCCAGGGTAAGAACAAGTAAGACGGAATTTGTCTCTTGTCCTGGTTGCGGAAGAACCCTATTCCAGCTTCATGATGTTGTTGCAGAAGTCAAAAAACAATTTTCTCACTTAACCCATCTGAAAATAGCTGTAATGGGATGTATTGTAAATGGACCCGGCGAAATGGGTGATGTAGATTATGGTTATGTAGGAGCAGGGCCGGGAAAAGTATCATTGTACAAAAACCGCGAATTAATTAAGAAAAATATACCGAGGGAAAATGCCATTCATGAACTTACAGAGATCATTAAAGCTCATGGAGATTGGATTCATAAATAA